From the genome of Candidatus Nitrosocosmicus oleophilus, one region includes:
- a CDS encoding cupredoxin domain-containing protein, whose translation MTTHDENHITRTSPKRFMKGLIIIVIPLIFLGTITIVFWENTASIPPPVSAPPPAPPPAPINAPGAASETASTGATSTSNAAAPASGLSISIPAGAATPGNPSYAPDTLTVKKGDVITVTNDDTAPHTATSGTGPEDPNSAKLFDTSIIMAGDKAQINTDSLEPGDYDYHCTVHPFMKGTITVQ comes from the coding sequence ATGACTACGCACGACGAGAACCACATCACTAGAACTTCACCTAAGCGATTCATGAAGGGGTTGATAATTATTGTCATCCCTCTCATTTTCCTGGGAACTATTACTATTGTATTTTGGGAAAATACTGCCAGCATACCACCACCTGTATCTGCTCCACCTCCTGCTCCACCACCTGCTCCAATCAACGCCCCAGGAGCAGCATCTGAAACGGCGAGTACCGGTGCAACATCTACTTCAAATGCTGCTGCACCTGCTTCAGGTCTTTCAATCTCCATTCCTGCTGGTGCTGCAACTCCTGGAAACCCGTCTTACGCACCTGACACATTGACAGTCAAAAAAGGCGATGTAATCACGGTGACAAACGATGATACTGCTCCTCACACTGCAACAAGTGGCACTGGACCAGAGGATCCTAACTCTGCAAAACTATTTGATACAAGCATTATCATGGCCGGTGATAAAGCACAAATAAATACAGATAGTTTGGAACCAGGGGACTATGATTACCATTGTACTGTACATCCCTTTATGAAGGGAACGATTACAGTACAATAA
- a CDS encoding COX15/CtaA family protein: protein MNYDKFLQIFSIGTLCVLFGLMTLGGYVSSSGVGLSCPHWPLCPHGLIPSYEFLIEYIHRTTAASTGLLVFLTMIFVLRGKHSLKSTKMFSIIAAAAVVGQITLGAIVINEKLHADLVTAHLGLGLVLYSSMIYVVINIFYTNLKLKSSLSSSKSSRGDNSNTPEVSSPT, encoded by the coding sequence ATGAATTACGATAAGTTTCTTCAGATTTTTTCAATTGGTACCTTATGCGTATTGTTTGGATTGATGACCCTTGGGGGATATGTTAGTTCTTCAGGTGTAGGCTTGTCTTGTCCGCATTGGCCATTATGTCCACACGGGTTGATTCCTTCCTATGAGTTTTTGATAGAATATATACATAGGACAACTGCCGCTTCTACCGGGCTCTTGGTATTTTTGACCATGATATTTGTACTTCGCGGAAAGCATTCTCTCAAATCGACCAAGATGTTTTCAATCATAGCAGCAGCTGCTGTTGTGGGCCAAATAACATTGGGGGCAATAGTTATTAATGAAAAATTACATGCAGATCTAGTAACTGCCCACTTGGGTTTGGGCTTGGTCTTGTATAGTAGCATGATATATGTTGTAATAAACATATTCTATACAAATCTTAAACTAAAATCCTCACTAAGTTCATCTAAGTCGTCCAGAGGTGATAATAGTAATACTCCTGAAGTAAGTTCCCCAACTTAG
- a CDS encoding DUF167 domain-containing protein gives MSRTYIVKVKFDPSGQFVVDEATMEIKVSLRCVPVKGKANREIINIISKHFKIRPSNIKIIHGLYSKTKVIQIV, from the coding sequence TTGTCTCGTACATATATTGTAAAAGTAAAGTTTGATCCCAGTGGTCAATTTGTGGTTGATGAGGCAACAATGGAGATCAAAGTTTCATTAAGATGTGTTCCTGTTAAAGGGAAGGCAAATAGGGAGATAATAAATATCATTTCAAAGCATTTTAAGATAAGACCTTCAAATATTAAGATAATCCATGGATTGTATTCTAAGACTAAGGTGATTCAGATCGTCTGA
- a CDS encoding D-2-hydroxyacid dehydrogenase, whose translation MQIDGSVIVCDSIDEKGMEILKKAGLTVEYLPEITNQELISKVKDYDVIVVRSRTKITKEVIQNAKRAKIIARVGVGLDNIDTNEAQNNNIEVINAGEASINAVSELVLGFLFSLSRNIPVANNATKNGKWIKKDLIGVELKGKYLGIIGLGKIGRNVARLARGLRMNLIGYDVVPIDKSFVQEVSLITTDLKTLVESSDFITCHVPYTEQTKHLIDKEMLSRMKNNAFLINTSRGEVIDEEALVDCLKNRRIGGAALDVYEVEPPTNKELLELDNIVCTPHIAAQTKEGQELASAVIGEKIIQRLLERQTE comes from the coding sequence ATGCAAATTGATGGCAGTGTAATAGTATGCGATTCCATTGACGAAAAGGGAATGGAGATTTTAAAAAAGGCGGGACTCACTGTTGAATATTTACCTGAGATAACAAATCAAGAATTAATATCTAAAGTGAAAGACTATGACGTGATTGTTGTACGCAGTAGGACCAAGATAACAAAAGAGGTAATACAAAATGCAAAGAGAGCAAAAATAATAGCAAGAGTAGGAGTTGGTCTGGATAATATAGACACAAATGAAGCCCAAAATAACAATATCGAAGTAATTAATGCAGGGGAGGCTTCAATAAACGCAGTTTCTGAATTAGTATTAGGATTTCTATTCTCACTAAGCAGGAATATACCAGTTGCCAATAATGCTACCAAGAATGGTAAATGGATTAAAAAAGATCTAATTGGAGTAGAACTAAAAGGTAAATATTTGGGAATTATTGGATTAGGAAAGATTGGAAGAAATGTAGCCAGACTAGCAAGGGGGTTAAGAATGAACCTGATAGGATATGATGTGGTTCCAATTGATAAGAGCTTTGTTCAAGAAGTTTCTCTCATTACAACAGACCTCAAGACGTTGGTGGAAAGTTCAGATTTCATAACATGCCATGTTCCATATACTGAACAAACAAAGCATCTCATAGACAAAGAAATGTTGTCAAGAATGAAAAATAATGCATTCTTGATCAACACATCAAGAGGGGAAGTAATAGATGAAGAAGCACTTGTGGACTGTTTAAAAAATAGAAGAATAGGTGGAGCAGCTCTAGACGTTTATGAAGTCGAACCTCCTACAAACAAAGAGTTACTAGAACTCGATAATATAGTGTGCACTCCACATATTGCAGCCCAAACCAAAGAAGGACAAGAATTAGCATCAGCAGTAATAGGTGAAAAGATAATACAAAGATTATTGGAAAGACAAACAGAGTAA